The Fulvivirga ligni genome window below encodes:
- a CDS encoding TonB-dependent receptor yields the protein MLRYTLLILLSFCAFKVKAQNIVLTGRVIDSLRSPIAYANVLATNPETNAVTSFAVSDAEGRFKLSLARNTRYLLKVSFIGYATFEEELTTQNADRENLLIELSQSTSYLDAVEVVEEMPVTMSGDTLIYKADAFTNGRERKLGDVLEKLPGIEVDDNGDVKVQGKKVNKVLVDGKQFFDGDTKMATKNLPANAVDRVQVLKDYNEVSPMNGLSNDDNLALNIQLKDGKKNLVFGDVSLGVGPEARYAGHGNVFYYSPKVNVNFIGDANNIGEQPFTMQDYFRFSGGLGEIASHSGADVNISSSDLGFPMANKESARDLETKLGALNFNYNPSKKWRHSAFFIGSESKNTFGSLSQRRYLREDITSEELLQTDLSTTNQSGLLKYSATYTPREETYIKYSLFGKGAAQTSDNNQLSQFPEQTSAIQEREKQNPLSIDQQIEWYHTPNEKNVFSMEAKYSYQSKDPFLRLSGDQPLFPTFLDADVRALRQSRNISSQKAVSAFNYYRVLNKTNHINLSLGYRYLRQNYTSDIYHEQESGASTQLDSGVFLIDADYHFSDLFGGVSYKMKWGPLVLSPSLYLHQYQVKNVQQTVDITNRPVMVLPSMYAKWSIRSTQSLTFRYGMNAEFADIEKQMNGLIISDYNALYQGNPFLKYGLYHSLSMYYNYFNLFGGMNMFGNVSYNHKADDFASTSNFSDLQRINGVYNAHLINENFSGMLQADKRFNQFKISGSAEVTANTSNNEVEGDLVKNNSISQTYKASLATTFFKKLDVKVGYSHQFNNYKSTVANNSFTTYNPFVRLDLDVTKSLNLNTEYRYNAYKNTDTQTTSKFMLWDASIRIHKPSSAWEFNLVGYNLLNTLGVQRNSFNANLISTFEYYIQQRYVVFSVKYDL from the coding sequence ATGCTCCGCTATACTCTACTCATTTTATTAAGTTTTTGCGCTTTTAAGGTCAAAGCTCAAAATATAGTGCTCACGGGCAGGGTGATCGATTCTTTGAGATCACCCATTGCCTATGCTAATGTGCTGGCTACTAACCCTGAAACCAATGCAGTTACCTCTTTCGCGGTTTCGGATGCTGAGGGAAGGTTCAAATTATCGCTGGCCAGGAATACTCGTTATTTATTAAAGGTTTCTTTTATCGGCTATGCTACTTTTGAAGAGGAGCTAACCACTCAAAATGCTGATAGAGAGAACCTTTTGATTGAGTTGAGTCAGTCTACCAGCTACCTGGATGCCGTGGAGGTGGTGGAGGAAATGCCTGTAACCATGTCGGGAGACACCTTAATTTATAAAGCTGACGCCTTTACCAACGGCAGAGAAAGAAAATTGGGAGATGTGCTGGAAAAGCTGCCGGGGATAGAGGTGGATGATAATGGCGATGTGAAAGTGCAAGGGAAGAAGGTGAATAAGGTGTTAGTAGATGGTAAGCAGTTTTTTGATGGAGACACAAAAATGGCAACTAAAAACCTGCCTGCCAATGCCGTCGACAGGGTGCAGGTGCTAAAAGATTACAATGAAGTATCGCCTATGAATGGTTTATCAAATGATGATAATCTTGCGCTGAACATTCAGCTGAAGGATGGAAAAAAGAACCTGGTTTTTGGTGATGTTTCGCTTGGCGTAGGGCCTGAAGCAAGGTATGCCGGACATGGGAATGTTTTTTACTATAGTCCAAAGGTAAATGTGAATTTCATCGGTGATGCTAATAATATTGGAGAGCAGCCTTTTACTATGCAGGATTATTTCCGATTTAGCGGTGGGCTTGGAGAAATAGCCTCACATTCGGGGGCAGATGTAAATATATCATCTAGTGATTTAGGTTTTCCGATGGCCAATAAGGAAAGCGCACGGGATTTAGAGACCAAACTTGGAGCTCTAAATTTTAACTATAATCCCAGTAAGAAGTGGCGCCATTCGGCTTTTTTTATTGGTTCAGAATCAAAAAATACTTTTGGTAGCTTGTCGCAAAGAAGATATTTGAGAGAGGATATTACCTCTGAAGAGCTATTGCAAACTGATCTGTCTACCACAAACCAGTCAGGGCTGCTGAAATATTCGGCAACTTATACTCCTCGGGAGGAGACGTACATTAAGTACAGCCTTTTTGGAAAAGGGGCGGCACAGACATCTGATAATAATCAATTGTCGCAGTTTCCTGAGCAAACATCAGCTATTCAGGAAAGGGAAAAGCAGAATCCTTTGAGCATTGATCAGCAAATAGAATGGTATCATACGCCTAATGAAAAGAATGTGTTTTCCATGGAAGCAAAGTATTCATATCAATCAAAAGACCCATTTTTACGACTGAGTGGTGATCAGCCGTTGTTTCCCACTTTTCTGGATGCTGATGTTCGGGCTCTACGCCAGTCTCGGAATATCAGTAGTCAGAAAGCGGTGTCAGCATTTAATTATTACCGCGTTTTAAATAAAACCAATCATATAAACCTCTCACTGGGATATCGATACCTGAGGCAAAATTATACCTCAGATATTTACCATGAGCAGGAGAGTGGTGCTTCGACTCAACTGGATTCAGGTGTTTTTTTGATAGATGCCGATTATCATTTCTCCGATCTTTTCGGCGGTGTATCTTATAAAATGAAATGGGGACCATTGGTCTTAAGTCCTTCTTTGTATCTGCATCAGTACCAAGTAAAGAATGTGCAGCAAACTGTGGATATCACTAATAGACCGGTAATGGTTTTACCATCCATGTACGCCAAATGGTCTATAAGAAGTACTCAAAGTTTGACCTTCAGATATGGTATGAATGCAGAATTTGCTGACATAGAAAAGCAGATGAATGGCCTGATCATTTCGGATTATAATGCGCTGTACCAAGGGAATCCATTTTTGAAATATGGTTTATATCATTCATTATCAATGTATTATAACTATTTCAACCTCTTCGGTGGTATGAATATGTTTGGTAATGTGAGTTATAACCACAAGGCTGATGACTTTGCCAGTACTTCTAATTTCTCCGATTTACAACGTATTAATGGTGTCTATAATGCTCATCTGATTAATGAGAATTTTAGTGGTATGCTGCAGGCAGATAAAAGATTTAATCAGTTTAAAATCAGTGGCTCAGCAGAAGTAACGGCGAACACCAGCAATAATGAAGTGGAAGGTGATTTAGTAAAAAACAATAGCATCAGTCAGACTTACAAAGCCTCTTTGGCTACTACCTTCTTTAAAAAGTTGGATGTAAAAGTCGGTTACAGCCATCAGTTTAATAATTATAAATCTACTGTGGCCAATAATTCTTTTACTACTTATAATCCTTTTGTGAGATTAGATTTGGATGTAACTAAGTCGCTAAACCTCAACACAGAATATAGGTATAATGCCTACAAAAATACAGACACCCAAACCACTAGTAAGTTCATGCTTTGGGATGCCTCTATTAGAATTCATAAACCTTCCTCTGCATGGGAATTTAACCTGGTAGGCTATAATTTACTCAACACGCTCGGTGTACAGAGGAACAGCTTCAACGCCAATTTAATAAGCACCTTTGAATATTATATTCAGCAGCGTTATGTGGTGTTTTCTGTGAAATATGATTTGTGA
- a CDS encoding energy transducer TonB — MKKFVFITSILMLSMTSCKSQNHSQDARLIGSVDSLFQAIQDETTLKFKCEEKRKVHLDYIIKEDGNVGKVTVAKGICPKADSIATVIVKRLKYHPAIRDNNAVEVRKSIAIPFRWNE; from the coding sequence ATGAAAAAATTCGTATTTATTACATCAATATTAATGCTTTCTATGACAAGCTGTAAATCTCAGAACCATTCTCAGGATGCTCGCTTGATAGGAAGTGTAGATAGTTTGTTTCAAGCTATTCAGGATGAAACAACCCTTAAATTCAAGTGTGAGGAAAAAAGAAAGGTTCACTTAGATTATATAATTAAGGAGGATGGAAATGTTGGAAAAGTAACGGTTGCTAAAGGTATTTGTCCTAAAGCAGATTCAATTGCCACTGTAATTGTGAAAAGGTTAAAATATCACCCTGCTATAAGAGATAATAATGCGGTTGAGGTTAGGAAGTCTATTGCAATTCCTTTTCGATGGAATGAATGA
- the hemE gene encoding uroporphyrinogen decarboxylase encodes MLLKNDLILRTIKGEKTERTPVWLMRQAGRILPEYRAVRGALSGFKELVETPEKAAEVTIQPVDILGVDAAIIFSDILVIPEAMGLTYEMVEKKGPSFPKTIKSKGDVDQLKVAEAEDLHYTIDAIKITKQELNGRVPLIGFAGAPWTIFAYMVEGGGSKTFSKARAMLYTEPEMAHQLLQKITDSTINYLKGQIAAGADFIQIFDSWAGILSPAQYETFSLPYISQICDAITEVPKTVFAKDAYFARQALGKVNCNTIGLDWCMDVKESRALIGPDKVLQGNLDPCVLYGSENDIKEAVKNMLEAFGPYKHIANLGHGVYPDTDPGKVKFFVETVKELSKGMR; translated from the coding sequence ATGCTTTTAAAAAATGACCTTATTCTCCGCACTATTAAAGGAGAAAAAACGGAACGAACCCCAGTTTGGTTAATGAGACAAGCTGGCAGAATTTTACCTGAGTACAGAGCGGTGAGAGGTGCCCTTAGTGGCTTTAAAGAGTTGGTAGAAACTCCTGAAAAGGCAGCCGAGGTCACTATTCAGCCAGTGGATATTCTCGGGGTAGATGCCGCCATTATTTTCTCTGACATTTTGGTTATCCCCGAAGCGATGGGGCTTACTTATGAAATGGTAGAGAAAAAAGGTCCGAGCTTCCCTAAAACCATTAAAAGCAAAGGTGATGTAGATCAACTAAAGGTAGCCGAAGCAGAAGATCTGCACTACACCATCGATGCCATTAAAATCACAAAACAGGAGCTGAACGGTCGTGTGCCATTGATCGGATTTGCCGGTGCACCTTGGACTATATTTGCCTATATGGTTGAAGGTGGCGGCAGCAAAACCTTTTCAAAAGCCAGAGCCATGCTCTATACTGAGCCAGAAATGGCGCATCAGCTTTTACAGAAAATTACAGACAGCACCATCAATTACCTAAAAGGACAAATAGCCGCTGGCGCTGATTTCATTCAAATATTTGATTCTTGGGCTGGTATCTTATCTCCTGCACAGTACGAAACATTTAGCTTACCGTACATCTCACAGATTTGTGATGCCATAACAGAAGTACCAAAAACAGTTTTTGCCAAGGATGCATACTTCGCAAGACAAGCCCTAGGCAAGGTAAACTGCAATACCATCGGCCTTGACTGGTGTATGGACGTGAAAGAATCCAGAGCACTGATAGGACCAGATAAAGTGCTACAAGGAAATCTTGATCCTTGTGTGCTTTACGGATCTGAAAATGATATTAAAGAAGCCGTGAAAAACATGCTTGAAGCCTTTGGACCTTATAAGCACATAGCCAACCTTGGTCATGGCGTATATCCTGACACAGACCCTGGCAAGGTGAAGTTTTTTGTAGAAACGGTGAAGGAATTGAGTAAGGGGATGAGGTAG
- a CDS encoding SdiA-regulated domain-containing protein: protein MRTFTLLFLSMVALIMLTNNCVTFSETTDKDSTYMDYDEAALGYKFYEPTLDLKLEDELEETSGLAYVDRSTLATIEDENGDLYLIDSQTGETKRKIKFHKDGDYESVEIVNQTVYVMKSNGDLYYFEMPDEDEVDAEEIDTEFSSKNNLEGMGYDGEKLLIACKNSGDVDDNEVDGKAVYSFDLSEKKVSKKEAFSITEDELDAFIKDRKYFDNVKDFDPSGIAVHPITGDVYLLSADHVLVVFTKSYKLKEVVKLDHDIYRQPEGICFAPDGTLYISSEGAGKSAKLFQLLYQD from the coding sequence ATGAGGACTTTTACATTACTATTTTTATCGATGGTGGCACTGATCATGCTCACCAATAATTGCGTTACTTTTTCTGAAACTACGGATAAAGACAGTACCTATATGGACTATGATGAGGCCGCGTTAGGCTATAAATTTTATGAACCTACGCTGGATTTGAAGCTTGAAGATGAATTAGAAGAAACCTCAGGGCTGGCATATGTAGATAGAAGTACGCTGGCCACCATTGAAGATGAGAATGGTGATTTGTATTTGATTGATTCTCAGACTGGTGAAACTAAAAGAAAGATAAAGTTCCATAAAGATGGCGACTATGAAAGTGTGGAAATAGTCAATCAAACGGTTTATGTCATGAAAAGTAATGGCGACCTCTATTATTTTGAAATGCCTGATGAAGATGAAGTAGATGCGGAGGAGATCGATACTGAATTTTCCTCAAAAAATAACCTGGAAGGCATGGGGTATGACGGTGAAAAATTATTGATTGCCTGTAAGAATAGCGGAGATGTAGATGATAATGAAGTGGATGGAAAGGCCGTATATAGCTTTGATCTTTCAGAGAAGAAAGTAAGTAAAAAAGAGGCTTTTAGCATAACGGAAGATGAGCTAGATGCCTTTATAAAAGACCGTAAATACTTCGATAATGTTAAAGATTTTGATCCTTCAGGAATAGCGGTCCATCCCATAACCGGCGATGTTTATCTCCTCTCTGCGGATCATGTTTTAGTGGTTTTTACTAAAAGCTACAAGCTGAAGGAAGTGGTTAAGCTGGATCATGATATCTATCGCCAGCCAGAAGGTATCTGCTTTGCGCCAGATGGCACGTTATATATCTCTAGCGAGGGTGCCGGTAAAAGCGCCAAGCTATTTCAACTATTATATCAGGACTAA
- a CDS encoding BamA/TamA family outer membrane protein translates to MQDQISASHPYGAFVVPFLAEAAGIYHTNPQLVYIPADTSFGEYQSLFENSLALYEERPDDDWSDADYFGNSEKIMSTAKVLEKLAEDNDDEIDQKFVVRSRLFDMLIGDWDRHDDQWRWASFDKKGKGKLYRPIPRDRDQAFFVNEGFLPSIVSRKWALPKLEGFDYDIRWPSGLSFNARYFDRSFLTDLSKKDWIEQAQDLKKNITDEVIEKAVRQWPDSIFQWHGEEIIAKLKSRRDHLEKYAEQHYLFLAESVDVVGTDKHEYFKIERKANNDVEVTVRKMKKDGEQKKKIYHRTFHASETDEIRIYGRGDSDEFHISGESSSGPKIRVIGGDGDDVFVDSSKVAGWGKRNIFYDTKEGTKAALGYEGRNKFKNDTTVNVYDRKSYKYNVLMPLLTGNYNVDDGIFIGGGFVYTDHGFRKEPFRNKHMVMGSYAIKTTSFNLKYKGEFTDVIGTWDLNTTLDIKRPNFVNNFFGMGNESVYDKSAEETFGLERPIDYYRLRFEEIATDIGLSQNLGKKGKITISHLFQSFEIESESDKERFIYAYDAVVAKDLVGVYRNYMGGKVNLLIDGRDNPVLPLSGIYVNTDLAVMRGIYNSSNTYTAFNAALSSYNSTNTVHPLTLAVRVGGGANFGDYEFYQSQILDGKTELRGFRKTRFYGEQKVFTNVELRWELFTFKTYIFPGSFGILGFHDFGRVWYNDEDSDKWHKGYGGGIWVAPFNMAVVSAEVGHSDEDTLFYLRLGYLF, encoded by the coding sequence GTGCAAGATCAGATTTCAGCTTCACATCCTTACGGAGCGTTCGTGGTTCCTTTTCTGGCTGAAGCTGCTGGCATCTATCACACTAATCCACAGCTGGTTTACATTCCTGCAGATACCAGCTTTGGGGAATATCAGTCCCTTTTTGAAAATTCACTAGCCCTTTATGAGGAGCGTCCTGATGATGACTGGTCAGATGCTGATTATTTTGGTAACTCTGAAAAAATAATGAGTACAGCCAAAGTATTAGAAAAGCTGGCAGAAGATAATGATGATGAAATAGATCAAAAATTTGTAGTGCGTTCGCGCTTATTTGATATGCTAATCGGCGACTGGGACAGGCATGATGACCAGTGGCGATGGGCTTCTTTTGATAAAAAAGGAAAAGGAAAACTCTACAGACCAATACCCCGAGATCGTGATCAGGCCTTTTTTGTGAATGAAGGTTTTCTTCCCTCAATAGTGAGTAGAAAATGGGCCTTACCCAAGTTGGAAGGCTTTGACTATGATATTAGATGGCCTTCCGGATTAAGCTTTAATGCCAGGTACTTCGATAGATCATTTCTAACTGATCTTTCTAAAAAAGACTGGATAGAGCAGGCTCAGGATTTAAAGAAAAATATTACCGATGAAGTTATAGAGAAAGCGGTTCGTCAATGGCCAGATTCTATATTTCAATGGCACGGGGAAGAAATCATTGCCAAACTGAAATCGAGAAGAGATCATCTGGAAAAATATGCCGAGCAGCATTATTTGTTTCTGGCCGAGTCGGTTGATGTAGTAGGTACGGATAAACACGAGTATTTTAAAATAGAGAGAAAGGCGAATAATGATGTGGAGGTCACCGTAAGAAAAATGAAAAAGGATGGTGAGCAGAAGAAAAAGATCTACCACAGAACCTTTCATGCCTCAGAAACGGATGAGATCCGGATTTATGGACGCGGGGATAGTGATGAGTTTCATATTTCTGGCGAGTCATCTTCAGGCCCGAAGATTAGGGTGATTGGCGGCGATGGCGATGACGTATTTGTAGATTCTTCTAAAGTGGCTGGTTGGGGTAAAAGGAATATTTTTTATGACACTAAAGAGGGCACCAAAGCAGCCTTAGGTTATGAAGGTCGAAACAAGTTCAAGAATGATACTACTGTTAATGTGTATGATAGGAAGTCATACAAGTACAATGTGCTAATGCCTTTGCTTACAGGTAATTATAATGTGGATGACGGCATATTTATAGGTGGAGGCTTTGTCTATACTGATCATGGTTTCAGAAAAGAACCTTTCAGAAATAAACATATGGTAATGGGCAGCTATGCCATAAAAACTACTTCATTTAACTTAAAATATAAAGGTGAGTTCACTGATGTCATTGGCACCTGGGATTTGAATACCACCTTGGATATTAAACGGCCGAATTTTGTGAATAACTTTTTCGGCATGGGTAACGAGTCTGTCTATGATAAAAGTGCAGAGGAAACTTTTGGGCTGGAACGACCTATCGATTATTACCGCTTAAGGTTTGAGGAAATAGCCACAGATATCGGGCTGTCTCAAAATTTAGGTAAAAAAGGGAAGATTACAATCTCTCACCTTTTTCAATCTTTTGAAATAGAAAGTGAGTCTGATAAAGAGCGATTTATTTACGCTTATGATGCTGTGGTTGCGAAAGATCTTGTAGGCGTGTATAGAAACTATATGGGAGGAAAAGTTAACCTGCTAATAGACGGGCGAGATAACCCTGTACTACCTCTGTCCGGAATTTATGTAAATACGGACCTTGCCGTGATGCGGGGTATTTATAATTCTAGCAATACCTATACTGCTTTTAATGCCGCTCTTTCAAGTTACAATAGCACTAACACTGTTCATCCACTTACGCTGGCAGTAAGAGTGGGCGGTGGGGCTAACTTTGGTGATTACGAATTTTACCAATCACAAATTCTTGATGGTAAAACGGAGCTGAGAGGCTTTAGAAAAACTCGTTTTTATGGAGAGCAGAAAGTGTTTACTAATGTAGAGTTGCGCTGGGAGCTCTTTACTTTTAAAACTTATATTTTTCCTGGAAGCTTCGGAATTCTTGGCTTTCATGATTTTGGTAGGGTGTGGTATAATGATGAAGATTCAGATAAGTGGCACAAAGGATATGGTGGAGGTATTTGGGTGGCTCCATTTAATATGGCAGTAGTATCTGCTGAAGTAGGACATTCTGATGAGGACACACTCTTCTATCTGAGGTTGGGATACCTCTTCTAA
- a CDS encoding radical SAM protein: MRLISHPILCNYYVTYRCNAKCGFCDIWEKPSPYVDLKSAEENFKALKKLGVKVIDFTGGEPLLHQQLDQLLSLAKSYGFITTVTTNCLLYPKYADKLKGLIDMLHFSLDSPHEEEHNESRGVACYDFILQSLAKANELGEQPDILFTVFEHNIHQIEEVYQKFCLPQNLVLILNPMFEYNDVNTGESFSSESLKTLASWSKKKNVYLNDAFIQLRMDGGNHIDKPVCKAASSTIVISPYNELVLPCYHLGIQSVKIQNDLYELYQTDKVQSLVAQEGRLPACEGCTINCYMQPSFAVEMNKYWWKALPSTIKYNRLKGTWKQLF; the protein is encoded by the coding sequence ATGCGCTTGATATCACATCCTATTCTTTGCAACTATTATGTCACCTATCGGTGTAATGCAAAATGCGGCTTTTGTGATATCTGGGAGAAGCCATCACCATATGTTGATCTGAAGTCTGCTGAGGAAAATTTTAAGGCACTAAAAAAGCTTGGTGTGAAGGTAATTGACTTCACAGGCGGTGAGCCCTTGCTACATCAGCAGCTGGACCAGCTACTTTCTTTGGCTAAGTCATATGGCTTTATCACCACCGTTACTACCAACTGCCTGCTATACCCAAAATATGCGGATAAGCTCAAAGGCCTTATCGACATGCTTCATTTCTCTCTGGACTCACCCCATGAGGAAGAGCACAATGAATCGAGGGGTGTCGCCTGCTATGATTTTATATTACAATCGCTCGCAAAGGCCAATGAGTTAGGAGAGCAGCCAGACATTCTGTTTACTGTTTTCGAGCATAATATTCATCAAATAGAAGAAGTGTATCAGAAGTTTTGTCTACCACAAAACCTTGTACTCATTCTTAACCCCATGTTTGAATATAACGATGTCAATACAGGCGAGTCATTTTCATCAGAAAGTTTAAAAACTTTAGCCAGCTGGTCAAAGAAGAAGAATGTTTACCTGAATGATGCCTTTATCCAGCTCAGGATGGATGGTGGAAACCACATTGACAAACCGGTGTGCAAAGCCGCCAGCTCCACTATTGTAATTTCTCCTTATAACGAACTTGTTTTACCATGCTATCATTTGGGGATTCAGTCTGTCAAAATTCAGAATGACCTCTATGAGCTTTACCAAACAGACAAGGTACAATCGCTGGTTGCTCAGGAAGGTAGGCTACCTGCCTGCGAAGGCTGTACTATAAACTGTTATATGCAACCCTCATTTGCTGTTGAAATGAATAAGTACTGGTGGAAGGCTCTGCCCAGCACCATTAAGTACAACCGCCTTAAAGGTACTTGGAAACAACTTTTCTGA
- a CDS encoding RNA polymerase sigma factor codes for MQPVKKEFVDIIEKHKGIIYKICNGYCKEADDREDLVQDVIGHLWKAYPKYNADYKLSTWIYRIALNVAISYYRKEQTRKKYIQPIQEHTFEVSEQPENENIKLLNQFIAELDELNKALMILYLDGNSHKEIAEILNISESNVGTKISRIKIQLKEKFNNLK; via the coding sequence ATGCAACCTGTCAAAAAAGAGTTTGTAGATATAATAGAAAAGCACAAAGGCATCATATACAAAATATGTAATGGCTACTGCAAAGAGGCTGATGACAGAGAGGATCTTGTACAGGATGTTATCGGCCATTTATGGAAAGCTTACCCTAAATATAATGCCGATTATAAGCTCTCTACCTGGATCTACCGCATAGCGTTGAATGTGGCCATTTCTTATTACCGCAAAGAGCAGACGAGAAAGAAATACATACAACCGATTCAGGAGCACACCTTCGAGGTAAGCGAGCAACCAGAAAATGAAAATATAAAACTGCTTAACCAATTTATAGCAGAGCTGGATGAGCTTAATAAAGCACTTATGATCTTATACCTTGATGGGAATAGCCATAAAGAAATAGCCGAGATACTCAATATTTCAGAAAGTAATGTAGGCACTAAGATCAGCCGAATAAAGATTCAACTAAAAGAAAAATTCAATAACTTAAAATAA
- a CDS encoding PKD domain-containing protein produces MKKIFYLTLSLLILVGSQVTAQQTKQRMPGTDNYYWLHLPPGYNANSSETYPFILFLHGCGAVAFSNNCGNTRYQSDPWTELNKVLREGVAREINNGSNMCFTVNGEEQCFIVISPQLDGGNWNQSIVANWLQYAMQTYNIDEEMVYLTGLSLGGIGTYEFALSNSGSFYFNDHLAAVAPIAGMGRRYLACNFVEKDLPLWAFHGDQDNVVSFNADQGMIDDINACVPGPYPPPVFTVFEGYGHSGYVWNTAYNTTNDYFKPNLYQWFLTNKDGANGNVTPNRVPVVDLGNDVTVTGPNVTLTSEAVDYDGSIAAYTWTQRSGPRSATLNNANQANVNVSGMSLPGTYKFRLTVRDNRWATAYDEITVTVTGGGGGNQSGNWLQMTLNNGAGKAVTMYYNSSKSNSQQQDVRNSGNNNLRFSLKSVSGSINWDEVKINLTVGYQTKTLMIGDYTNYVGSGWTNVTIPLAAFGHDASKWQNGGVSAVSFKAKAGAGNGVFGVDEIKFIGGSQDFVWYGDSYAVSGEASSITQAPNQFYVSNRLTNGGVNTTSANSAVANSLSEMKVKEEVALDNGDFVAVFDAYGNKLKEFTYEGESKDVKSLREYVNKEGLFIYKVLKSDGTAHTVKIMQK; encoded by the coding sequence ATGAAAAAAATCTTTTACCTAACCCTGTCGTTGTTAATTTTAGTTGGCTCTCAAGTTACGGCGCAACAGACCAAGCAAAGGATGCCGGGCACGGATAACTATTACTGGTTACACCTGCCGCCTGGCTACAATGCTAATTCCTCAGAAACGTATCCATTTATACTGTTTTTGCATGGATGTGGAGCTGTAGCCTTTAGTAATAATTGTGGAAACACAAGATATCAAAGTGATCCCTGGACTGAACTGAATAAAGTTCTAAGAGAAGGTGTAGCCAGAGAAATAAATAATGGCTCCAACATGTGCTTTACGGTGAATGGAGAAGAGCAGTGTTTCATAGTAATATCACCTCAGCTGGATGGAGGTAACTGGAATCAAAGCATTGTGGCTAACTGGCTTCAATATGCCATGCAGACCTATAATATAGATGAAGAAATGGTTTATCTCACCGGGCTCAGCTTAGGGGGGATAGGTACCTATGAGTTTGCCCTATCTAATTCAGGAAGCTTTTATTTTAATGACCATTTAGCCGCGGTTGCTCCAATAGCTGGTATGGGGAGACGTTACCTGGCCTGTAATTTTGTAGAGAAAGATTTGCCATTATGGGCTTTTCACGGAGATCAGGATAATGTAGTGAGTTTTAATGCTGATCAGGGAATGATTGATGACATTAATGCTTGTGTACCAGGCCCTTATCCGCCACCAGTATTTACCGTATTTGAAGGTTATGGTCACAGTGGTTATGTTTGGAATACAGCTTATAATACTACCAATGATTATTTTAAACCCAATCTTTACCAATGGTTTTTAACCAATAAGGACGGCGCTAATGGTAATGTTACTCCTAACAGAGTTCCTGTGGTAGATTTGGGTAATGATGTCACTGTAACAGGTCCCAATGTTACTTTAACCAGTGAAGCAGTAGACTATGATGGCAGCATTGCCGCTTACACCTGGACGCAGCGCAGTGGTCCTAGAAGCGCAACCTTAAATAATGCTAATCAGGCCAATGTGAATGTTTCAGGCATGTCCCTGCCAGGTACATATAAGTTCAGACTTACAGTAAGAGATAATAGGTGGGCTACAGCATACGATGAGATTACAGTTACAGTAACTGGTGGTGGAGGTGGAAACCAATCAGGAAACTGGTTACAAATGACCTTGAACAATGGTGCCGGAAAGGCAGTGACCATGTACTATAACTCTAGCAAGAGCAACAGCCAGCAGCAGGATGTTAGAAATTCAGGTAATAACAACCTTAGATTTTCACTTAAAAGTGTCTCAGGATCAATTAATTGGGATGAGGTGAAAATTAATCTTACCGTAGGTTATCAGACCAAAACATTGATGATCGGGGATTATACTAACTATGTTGGCTCTGGCTGGACCAACGTGACTATTCCATTAGCCGCCTTTGGTCATGATGCCTCAAAATGGCAAAACGGAGGAGTATCGGCAGTAAGCTTTAAAGCTAAAGCAGGTGCAGGTAATGGAGTTTTTGGAGTAGATGAAATCAAGTTTATTGGGGGTAGTCAGGATTTTGTATGGTACGGAGATAGTTATGCGGTGTCAGGGGAAGCATCATCAATTACTCAGGCGCCTAACCAATTCTATGTAAGTAACCGATTAACAAATGGAGGTGTGAACACTACCAGTGCCAATAGCGCTGTTGCTAATAGTCTTTCAGAAATGAAGGTGAAAGAAGAAGTGGCATTAGATAATGGCGATTTTGTAGCGGTCTTTGATGCTTATGGAAATAAGCTCAAAGAGTTTACTTATGAAGGCGAATCTAAGGATGTGAAAAGCTTGAGGGAATATGTAAATAAAGAAGGTTTGTTTATTTACAAAGTCTTAAAATCTGACGGTACGGCACATACAGTGAAAATAATGCAGAAATAA